In Deltaproteobacteria bacterium, the DNA window GCAAAATCACCGGCTTGTAGTCGCGTTCGATGACACCGTCGCGCACCACGCTGACTTTAAACGTAGTCCCGCCCATGTCGGTGGCAAGGATATTTTTCTCGCCGATATGCTCGCCGAGAAAGCGCGTGCCGACGATGCCGGCCGCTGGGCCGGACTCGATGATGCCCACGGCGTTTTTGCAAGTCGCGGCGATTCCCAACACGCCGCCGTAGGCCTGCATGATCAACGGCTCGCGCCGGAGCCCTTTGCTGCGCAGAATTTCTTGCAAATTTTGCAAATAGGAGGAAATCTTCGGCCCGATGTAGGCGTTGAACACAGTGGTCGCCGAGCGCTCGTACTCGCCCGTATAGGGCGCGACCTCGCTCGACAAGGTAAAGAACAACTGCGGATATTTCTTTTTGAGAATGTCGGCAAGCTGTTTTTCATGGGCGTCGTTCATGATCGACCAGAGAAAACAGACCGCCACCGACTCGACGCCTTTTGACACCAAGCGATCGAGCGCCTGCTCGGCCGCTGGCACGTCGAGGCGAATCAACTCCGCCCCTTTGTAGTCGATTCTTTCGGTCACCTCTTCGACCAGCTTGCGCGGCACAAAGGGCACCGGCTTATCCATCGCCGAGCGGTGCGCTATTTCGTTTTCGGTCAAACCCTCGGCGACCTTACCGCGCATCATGTGCAAGGTATCGCCAAAGCCGCGGGTCATGATCAAACCGGTTTTCGCCCCAGCGCGCGTGATCAGCGTGTTGTCGCCGATGGTGCAGGCATGCAAAAACAACTGGGTCGACTGCAGCAGCGCCTCCGCGCTGCTCAATCCAAGGTTACGCGCTGCATCCGCCGTGGCGTTCAACGCCCCCTGAGAAAAATACGCTGGCGTCGACAGCGACTTGCCAATAGTAACGCTGCCATTTTCGTCGATGACCACGCAGTCGGTAAACGTCCCGCCGATATCCACGCCCACGATGTACTGCATTTGGCCTCGGGTAACCTACTTTCCTAATCTTAATGTGACACGAAGTAGGAAGTATGAATTATGAAAGCGGAAAACCGAAAAAGGAAATACCATCGCTCCGGAATTTCCGCTTTCCGCGGTTCCGCTTTCATACTTCTCTTCAGCATCCAAACCCATCCCGGCACTTGATCCCCAACTCGCGCTGCACCTCGCGCAAAAAGCTCACGTCGGCAATCTGGTTGATTGCGACTTTTTCCGGGTCGACGCCCAAACGCGGCGCGGTCTGCTGCAAAAAAATTCTCATGCCTTTTTCCGTAAAGCCGCCCGGGTCGTTGGCATACATAAATTGCAGAACCTGCGCGGTCGCTTCCTTGGCGATGTCGAGGCTGATTTTCAAATCCTTCGCTGCGATCTGCGCCGCCTCGTCGGGGCGCTGTCGGATCAACTGCATGGCGCGCAAATGCGCGCGCAGCCAGCGCTTGATCATGTCAGGATTTTCTTTGATCAGTTTTTCATTCACTGCCGTGCCGGAGAACGGCACCGGAAACACTTCGCCCGAGTGCATAAGAATGCGGTAACCCCTGCGCACCAATTCAGCAGCCACGTCGGGATTGTTCGCTGCCGCGGCCACCTGCCCCTGATCCATGGCGATCACCCGCGCTTTGGATTCGCCAATCGCAATAAACTTCACGTCGCGCACCGGATCGAGACCCATTTTGGTCAGCATCAGCCGGGTGGCGAAGTCGTTGGTCGCGCCGGGGCTGGAGATCGCGATGGTCTTGCCTTTCAAATCTTCCGCCGTCCGAATCTCCGGCCGCGCAGTGAACTGAAACGTCGAAGTGTTGTAAATAAAATAAATCGCCTTCAACGGCGCGCCGCGCAATGCCGCGGTGATCGACGGCCCAGCGACGCCGAAGTGAACTTCGTTGGCGATCAGCGCCGGCACCGAGACGCGCGAGTTCATGACGATCACTTTGACGTCCAGACCCGCTTCGGTGAAAAAGTTTTTCGCCCGCGCCACGTAGGTCGGCAGGTAGCCGAAGTCGGGAGTAGAAATAGCTTGGTAGGATGGGATGAGACTTTTCCCAGTTTGGGCCCACACCAATGTTGGAATGATCAGCAACCAGGCTATTATCCATGCGACTCGTTTGCTCACTTCGCCCCCGGAAACAGCTCTGTGTATTTTTTCCCTAGCGCCGCGTAGCGCCGGCCAATATCCAACGGATCAGGCATTTTGATCTCCAAACCTTTGAGCACTTGCGTCTCGCGCGAGCTCACTCTCGGGTGCGCCGGCGTACGGTCGTGGGCTGCGAGAATTTTCTGCCCCTCTTCCGATAACAGGTAATCGATCAACAGCGCACCGGCGTGCGGATGCGGCGCAGCGCGCGTCAGAAAAAGAAAGCTCGGCCGCAGAAACAACGGCCGCACCGGCGCAAAACCCACCGGCGCCCCGTGCTGCATCAGGCTGATCACCGTGTTGAGATTGGTCTCGATGGCAAGATCGTATTCGCCGGCGGCGATCAACTGCGTCAGCAAACGCCGGCCGCGCACGTGGTGCAGGTTCTGATCATTGAGCCCGCGCATGAGCTTGACCGTGGCGTCTTCGCCGAGATGCTGCAGCAGCGCGCCGAACCAGTAGTAAGACTGGCTGTCCATCGCCATCTTGCTTTTCCAGCGCGGCCGCAGCAGATCTTCCAGCCGCTGCGGCACCTCGTCCTTCGACACCAGCCGCGAGTTGTACACCGGCACGAGGATGTTGAGAAAATTGACGTTCCAAAACCCGTCCTTATCGCGAAAGTTTTCGGGATACGCTGCCAAGGACGGCGAGCGGTAGCGCGCCATGACGCCTCGGTCGATCAAAACTAAGATGCCCAACTCGCCGCTCATGATGACATCGGCGCTGAGCTTGCCGGCGCGCGCTTCGGTTTCGACCCGGGCGATGATCGACGCGCCGGAGAACCTGCCGATTTGGACCTTGATACCGGGATATTGTTTGGTGAATCCCGCGCTGAGCGCGTTGGCAACGATCGGATCGAGGTTAAGATAGATAGCCGCTTCGCCCTCGGCGCGCGCTCCGGCACCCAACCGTGCTAGCCGCTCCGTCGGCGCCAGCCCTTCCAAAGCCGACAATGCATCACCGCTCTGCGCTGCGTCCGCAAAGGCGGCAGTCAGCAGCCCAACGGTGAGTAACACTCCACCCAGAACGGCCCTTAACATCGTCATCAACGGCGCTGACTGTACAGTCGTTGAATGTTTTTGAAATAGATGCCGAAGCCGATGCCGGCGAGGAAGTAAAGCACTGCGCGGACAACCGCCCAGGTGTCGCCATTGCCGGAATATTGCCGCAGCTCCCAGAAGGCAAAGAAGACGAAAAATACGGCTGCCGTGGCGATGAGTATTTTGTGCGCGGTAATGAGTTTCATGTCCCTAAAGCTAATCAATCATAGCCACGGTATCGGTGGCAAGCACTTTTGATTCTCATTTGCATCGCTTCCGCACACTGCGTAGGATGCACGGGGATCAACTGAGATGAGGAAACAATGA includes these proteins:
- a CDS encoding extracellular solute-binding protein, yielding MTMLRAVLGGVLLTVGLLTAAFADAAQSGDALSALEGLAPTERLARLGAGARAEGEAAIYLNLDPIVANALSAGFTKQYPGIKVQIGRFSGASIIARVETEARAGKLSADVIMSGELGILVLIDRGVMARYRSPSLAAYPENFRDKDGFWNVNFLNILVPVYNSRLVSKDEVPQRLEDLLRPRWKSKMAMDSQSYYWFGALLQHLGEDATVKLMRGLNDQNLHHVRGRRLLTQLIAAGEYDLAIETNLNTVISLMQHGAPVGFAPVRPLFLRPSFLFLTRAAPHPHAGALLIDYLLSEEGQKILAAHDRTPAHPRVSSRETQVLKGLEIKMPDPLDIGRRYAALGKKYTELFPGAK
- a CDS encoding ABC transporter substrate-binding protein gives rise to the protein MHRAVSGGEVSKRVAWIIAWLLIIPTLVWAQTGKSLIPSYQAISTPDFGYLPTYVARAKNFFTEAGLDVKVIVMNSRVSVPALIANEVHFGVAGPSITAALRGAPLKAIYFIYNTSTFQFTARPEIRTAEDLKGKTIAISSPGATNDFATRLMLTKMGLDPVRDVKFIAIGESKARVIAMDQGQVAAAANNPDVAAELVRRGYRILMHSGEVFPVPFSGTAVNEKLIKENPDMIKRWLRAHLRAMQLIRQRPDEAAQIAAKDLKISLDIAKEATAQVLQFMYANDPGGFTEKGMRIFLQQTAPRLGVDPEKVAINQIADVSFLREVQRELGIKCRDGFGC